The Onychomys torridus chromosome 4, mOncTor1.1, whole genome shotgun sequence genome includes a window with the following:
- the Lrrc26 gene encoding leucine-rich repeat-containing protein 26: MRASFFSRLPPQLSLLLLLSLRRVWTQEHVGTAPSRSPGAPECPEACSCSLGGKANCSALELPAVPAGLSWRVRSLLLDHNRVSTLPPGAFAGAGSLLYLDLRENQLRSVHARAFWGLGVLQWLDLSSNQLETLSPGTFAPLRALRFLSLAGNRLTLLEPSILGALPLLRVLSLQDNSLSALEAGLLNSLPALDVLRLRGNPWACSCALRPLCTWLRKHPRPASETETLLCVSPRRQTLSLLTAFPDAAFKHCAQPLAARDLAVVYVLGPVSFLASLAICLALGSVLTACGARRRRRRITVRPLLRRQLDPEGPASQKGAGSPTAAATQA; the protein is encoded by the exons ATGCGGGCCTCTTTTTTCTCGCGGCTTCCGCCGCAACTGTctctactgctgctgctgtcgtTGAGGCGAGTCTGGACCCAGGAGCACGTTGGAACTGCCCCTTCCAGATCCCCGGGGGCTCCGGAGTGTCCCGAGGCATGTTCATGTTCGCTAGGTGGCAAGGCCAATTGCTCCGCACTCGAGCTGCCCGCTGTACCTGCTGGCCTGAGCTGGAGAGTACGCTCGCTGCTGCTGGATCACAATCGCGTGAGCACACTGCCTCCAGGTGCCTTCGCTGGAGCAGGCTCGCTACTATATCTAGACCTGCGGGAGAACCAGCTCCGGTCCGTGCACGCTCGAGCTTTCTGGGGTCTGGGCGTGTTGCAATGGCTGGATCTGAGCTCCAACCAGCTGGAAACTCTGTCTCCTGGCACCTTCGCGCCGCTGCGGGCGCTGCGTTTCCTTTCCCTAGCGGGTAATCGGTTGACACTCCTGGAGCCTTCGATCCTGGGCGCGCTCCCATTACTGCGCGTGCTCAGCCTGCAGGACAATTCACTGTCGGCGCTCGAGGCGGGTTTGCTTAATAGCCTGCCGGCGCTCGACGTGTTACGCTTGCGTGGCAACCCCTGGGCGTGCAGTTGCGCGCTGCGCCCGCTTTGCACCTGGCTGCGCAAGCACCCGCGTCCCGCTTCAG AAACTGAGACCCTGCTCTGCGTGTCTCCAAGACGCCAGACGCTCAGCCTACTGACAGCCTTTCCGGATGCGGCCTTCAAACACTGCGCTCAGCCACTCGCAGCGCGAGACCTGGCGGTAGTGTACGTTCTCGGGCCGGTCTCTTTCCTCGCCAGTCTGGCCATCTGCCTGGCACTGGGCTCCGTGCTCACTGCCTGTGGTGCACGGCGTCGTCGCCGCCGCATCACGGTGCGCCCCTTACTAAGGAGACAGCTAGACCCGGAGGGCCCAGCCTCCCAGAAGGGTGCTGGGAGCCCTACAGCTGCAGCAACCCAAGCCTAA
- the Tmem210 gene encoding transmembrane protein 210, translated as MAPCPQPHSCPAGSPLGLICLSLLLIPAAAGTYCECSLGLSREALIALIVVLAGVSASCFCALVVVAIGIFRTKGDSCPEVMEDRFVGPFGVQEDHLDLHSVRVESHLLDPELEVSMPSLENTDLMTIPMEVPLEEPPSPPPPPPPPPE; from the exons aTGGCCCCCTGTCCCCAGCCTCACTCCTGCCCAGCTGGCAGCCCCCTTGGCCTGATATGTTTGTCCCTTTTACTCATCCCTGCTGCAG CTGGAACCTACTGTGAATGCAGCCTTGGCCTCAGCCGAGAGGCCCTCATTGCCCTCATCGTGGTGCTAGCTGGTGTCAGCGCCAGCTGCTTCTGTGCTCTCGTCGTTGTGGCGATTGGTATCTTTCGGACCAAAGG CGATTCGTGCCCTGAAGTCATGGAAGACAG GTTTGTGGGGCCCTTTGGGGTCCAGGAAGATCACTTAGACCTGCACTCAGTGCGTGTGGAGTCCCACCTCCTGGACCCTGAGCTGGAGGTATCCATGCCGTCCTTGGAGAACACTGACCTCATGACCATCCCCATGGAGGTTCCTCTAGAGGAGCCGccttcaccaccacctccacctcctccaccgcCAGAGTAG
- the Anapc2 gene encoding anaphase-promoting complex subunit 2 → MEAEAVAVTASEAVAIAAAAAADDCDSRPGQELLVAWNTVSTGLVPPAALGLASSRTSGAVPPKEEELRAAVEVLRGHGLHSVLEEWFVEVLQNDLQGNIAPEFWNAIAQRENSVDEPQCLLLLLDAFGLLESRLDPYLHSLELLEKWTRLGLLMGTGAQGLREKVHTMLRGVLFFSTPRTFQEMVQRLYGRFLRVYMQSKRKGEGGTDPELEGELDSRYARRRYYRLLQSPLCAGCGSDKQQCWCRQALEQFHQLSQVLHRLSLLERVSAEAVTTTLHQVTRERMEDRCRGEYERSFLREFHKWIERVVGWLGKVFLQDNPTRPTSPEAGNTLRRWRCHVQRFFYRIYASLRIEELFSIIRDFPDSRPAIEDLKYCLERTDQRQQLLVSLKVALETRLLHPGVNTCDIITLYISAIKALRVLDPSMVILEVACEPIRRYLRTREDTVRQIVAGLTGDSDGTGDLAVELSKTDPASLETGQDSEDDSGEPEDWVPDPVDADPGKSSSKRRSSDIISLLVSIYGSKDLFINEYRSLLADRLLHQFSFSPEREIRNVELLKLRFGEAPMHFCEVMLKDMADSRRINANIREEDEKRPVEEQPPFGVYAVILSSEFWPPFKDEKLEVPEDIRAALDVYCKKYEKLKAMRTLSWKHTLGLVTMDVELADRTLSVAVTPVQAVVLLYFQDQASWTLEELSKVVKMPVALLRRRMSVWLQQGVLREEPPGTFSVIEEERPQDRDTMVLIDSDDESDSGMASQADQKEEELLLFWTYIQAMLTNLESLSLERIYSMLRMFVMTGPALAEIDLQELQGYLQKKVRDQQLIYSAGVYRLPKSCS, encoded by the exons ATGGAGGCCGAGGCTGTGGCGGTGACGGCTTCGGAGGCGGTGGCAattgccgccgccgccgccgccgatgACTGCGACTCTAGGCCTGGACAGGAGCTCTTGGTTGCTTGGAATACCGTGAGCACTGGTCTGGTGCCGCCGGCCGCACTGGGCCTG GCATCTTCCCGGACCAGCGGTGCGGTCCCACCAAAGGAAGAAGAGCTCCGTGCAGCGGTGGAGGTTCTGAGGGGCCACGGTCTGCACTCTGTCCTGGAGGAGTGGTTCGTGGAGGTGCTGCAGAACGATCTGCAGGGCAACATTGCCCCGGAGTTCTGGAATGCCATCGCCCAGCGCGAAAACTCTGTCGATGAACCccaatgcctcctgctgctcctggatGCGTTCGGCCTGCTGGAAAGCCGCTTGGATCCCTACCTGCATAGCCTAGAACTCCTAGAGAAATGGACTCGTCTGGGCTTGCTGATGGGCACTGGAGCTCAGGGGCTTCGGGAGAAAGTTCACACCATGTTGCGGGGAGTCCTGTTCTTTTCCACCCCCAGGACATTCCAGGAGATGGTCCAGCGCCTCTATGGTCGTTTCCTGAGAGTCTATATGCAgagcaagagaaaaggagaagggggcACAGACCCGGAACTAGAGGGTGAGCTAGACAGCCGGTATGCCCGCCGCAGGTACTACCGACTCTTGCAGAGCCCTCTGTGTGCAGGATGTGGCAGTGACAAACAGCAGTGCTGGTGCCGACAGGCACTGGAGCAGTTCCACCAACTCAGCCAGGTCCT GCATAGGCTCAGTCTGCTGGAGCGGGTCAGCGCTGAGGCTGTAACCACCACCCTGCATCAAGTGACCCGGGAAAGGATGGAAGACCGCTGCCGAGGAGAGTATGAACGCTCTTTTCTGCGAGAGTTCCACAAG TGGATCGAGAGAGTGGTTGGTTGGCTTGGCAAAGTGTTCCTTCAGGACAACCCCACCAGGCCAACTTCTCCAGAAGCTGGGAACACGCTGCGTCGTTGGCGCTGCCACGTACAGAGATTCTTCTACCGTATCTATGCCAGCCTGCGTATTGAGGAGCTGTTCAGCATCATCCGAG ACTTCCCAGATTCTCGGCCAGCCATTGAGGATCTTAAGTACTGCTTGGAGAGGACAGATCAGAGGCAGCAGCTGCTTGTGTCCCTCAAGGTGGCCCTAGAGACTCGACTCCTTCACCCAG GTGTCAACACATGTGACATCATCACTCTCTACATTTCTGCCATCAAGGCATTACGTGTGCTAGATCCTTCTATGGTCATCCTAGAGGTGGCTTGTGAGCCTATCCGTCGCTACCTGAG GACACGAGAGGACACAGTACGGCAGATTGTGGCTGGGCTGACAGGGGACTCGGATGGGACTGGGGACTTGGCTGTTGAGCTATCTAAGACCGACCCGGCTAGCCTGGAGACCGGCCAGGACAGTGAGGATGATTCTGGCGAGCCTGAGGACTGGGTCCCTGACCCTGTGGATGCTGATCCAG GGAAGTCGAGTTCCAAGCGACGCTCTTCCGACATCATTAGCCTTCTGGTCAGCATCTATGGCAGCAAGGACCTCTTCATCAATGAGTACCGCTCCCTACTTGCTGATCGCCTCCTCCACCAGTTCAGCTTCAGCCCTGAGAG GGAGATCCGTAATGTGGAGCTGTTGAAGCTGCGCTTTGGTGAAGCCCCCATGCACTTCTGTGAGGTCATGCTCAAG GACATGGCAGATTCCCGCCGCATCAATGCCAACATCCGTGAGGAGGATGAGAAGCGGCCTGTGGAAGAACAACCACCATTTGGGGTCTATGCTGTCATATTGTCCAGTGAATTTTGGCCTCCCTTCAAAGATGAGAAGCTGGAAGTCCCTGAGGACATCAGGGCAGCCCTTGACGTTTACTGCAAGAAGTATGAGAAACTGAAG GCTATGCGGACCCTCAGTTGGAAACACACCTTGGGCTTGGTGACAATGGATGTGGAGCTGGCTGACCGCACCCTGTCTGTTGCAGTGACCCCAGTGCAGGCAGTGGTCTTGCTGTATTTCCAGGACCAAG CCAGCTGGACCCTAGAGGAGCTGAGCAAGGTGGTGAAGATGCCTGTAGCACTGCTGCGGAGGCGCATGTCAGTGTGGCTGCAGCAGGGTGTGCTGCGGGAGGAGCCTCCGGGAACCTTCTCCGTTATTGAGGAGGAGCGGCCTCAGGACAGAGACACCATGGTGCTGATCGACAGTGACGACGAGAGTGACTCGGGCATGGCCTCCCAGGCTGACCAGAAGGAAGAGGAGTTACTG CTCTTCTGGACATACATCCAAGCCATGTTGACCAACCTAGAAAGCCTCTCTCTGGAGCGCATCTACAGCATGCTCCGAATGTTTGTAATGACTGGCCCTGCACTGGCTGAGATTGACCTGCAGGAACTCCAGGGCTACCTGCAGAAGAAGGTCCGTGACCAGCAGCTCATCTACTCTGCAGGTGTCTACCGCTTGCCTAAGAGTTGCAGCTGA
- the Ssna1 gene encoding Sjoegren syndrome nuclear autoantigen 1, which translates to MTQQGAALQNYNNELVKCIEELCQKREELCRQIQQEEDEKQRLQNEVRQLTEKLARVNENLARKIASRNEFDRTIAETEAAYLKILESSQTLLSVLKREAGNLTKATASDQKSSGGKDS; encoded by the exons ATGACCCAACAGGGCGCGGCGCTGCAGAACTACAACAACGAGTTGGTCAAGT GCATCGAGGAGCTGTGCCAGAAGCGAGAGGAGCTGTGCCGGCAGATCCAGCAGGAGGAGGACGAGAAGCAGCGGCTGCAGAATGAGGTGAGGCAGCTGACGGAGAAGTTGGCCCGCGTCAACGAGAACCTGGCGCGCAAGATCGCCTCTCGCAACGAGTTTGACCGGACCATCGCCGAGACCGAGGCCGCCTACCTCAAG atCCTGGAGAGCTCTCAGACTCTGCTTAGTGTCCTCAAACGGGAAGCTGGGAACCTGACCAAAGCCACAGCCTCAGACCAGAAGAGTAGTGGAGGCAAGGACAGCTGA